One Rhodoferax ferrireducens T118 DNA segment encodes these proteins:
- the queF gene encoding NADPH-dependent 7-cyano-7-deazaguanine reductase QueF (Catalyzes the NADPH-dependent reduction of 7-cyano-7-deazaguanine (preQ0) to 7-aminomethyl-7-deazaguanine (preQ1) in queuosine biosynthesis): MNTPQNSPLGQATAYLDQYDASLLFPIARATKRAEIGVTGALPFLGADMWTAFELSWLNLRGKPQVALARFTVPCESPNIIESKSFKLYLNSFNNTRFADVDAVKARLRADLSEAVWRDAGKNVSPDAAAPPSIGVTLLLPELFDREPIYELDGLSLDRLDVECTHYTPAPDLLRVVPDEAPVSEVLVSNLLKSNCPVTGQPDWASVQISYSGAPIDQEGLLQYLVSFRNHNEFHEQCVERIFMDLWTRCKPVRLAVYARYTRRGGLDINPFRTSYAQALPANVRNARQ; this comes from the coding sequence ATGAACACGCCACAAAATTCCCCCTTGGGCCAGGCCACCGCCTACCTCGACCAGTACGATGCCTCGTTGCTGTTCCCGATCGCGCGCGCAACCAAACGCGCTGAGATCGGCGTGACCGGGGCACTGCCGTTTCTGGGCGCCGACATGTGGACCGCGTTCGAGTTGAGCTGGCTCAATTTGCGCGGCAAACCGCAGGTGGCGCTGGCACGCTTCACGGTCCCGTGCGAGAGCCCCAACATCATTGAGAGCAAGTCCTTCAAGCTCTACCTCAACAGCTTCAACAATACGCGCTTTGCCGATGTAGACGCAGTGAAAGCCCGTCTGCGCGCGGACTTGAGCGAAGCGGTCTGGCGTGATGCCGGGAAAAATGTTTCACCCGACGCTGCCGCGCCCCCCAGCATTGGCGTCACCCTTTTGCTGCCTGAGCTGTTTGACCGTGAACCTATTTACGAGCTTGATGGCCTGAGCCTGGACCGGCTCGATGTCGAATGCACACACTACACCCCGGCGCCTGATCTGTTGCGGGTCGTGCCGGACGAGGCGCCGGTGAGCGAGGTGCTGGTCAGCAACCTGTTGAAAAGCAATTGCCCGGTCACCGGCCAGCCCGACTGGGCCAGTGTGCAGATCAGCTACAGCGGTGCGCCGATTGACCAGGAGGGCTTGCTGCAGTACCTGGTGAGTTTTCGCAACCACAACGAGTTTCATGAGCAATGCGTCGAGCGTATCTTCATGGACCTCTGGACGCGCTGCAAGCCCGTCCGGCTGGCGGTGTATGCGCGTTATACGCGCCGCGGCGGGCTCGACATCAATCCGTTTCGAACCAGCTATGCGCAGGCGTTACCAGCCAACGTCCGCAACGCGCGGCAGTAG
- a CDS encoding alpha/beta fold hydrolase: protein MKIRANSIDIEVEDSGPGAAGQVRPVILLIMGLGMQLVAWPPALVQGLVDAGYRVIRHDNRDVGLSHHFDALGKPHLLWQGLKYKLGLMPRAPYSVADMAADSLGVLDALGIEKAHVLGVSMGGMIAQRMALAAPGRVLSLSSVMSTSGAKGLAQARPEVIRVLLSRPKGRDPQTVLNHYVRLFKAIGSPGFPTPEHELRERILLGVQRGYYPVGTLRQMLAIMADQTRAAQLRRITLPTLVLHGKADPLLPFVHGEDTARRISGARLVGIEGMGHDLPPGVVAHLLAALLPHLKAAETSRMTLSPT from the coding sequence ATGAAAATAAGAGCAAACAGCATTGACATCGAAGTCGAAGACAGCGGCCCTGGCGCCGCTGGCCAAGTGCGCCCGGTTATCTTGCTGATCATGGGGCTGGGCATGCAGCTGGTGGCCTGGCCACCCGCGTTGGTGCAGGGGCTGGTCGATGCCGGTTACCGGGTCATCCGCCACGACAACCGCGACGTCGGCTTGAGCCACCATTTTGATGCCCTGGGCAAGCCGCATCTGCTCTGGCAGGGCCTCAAGTACAAGCTTGGCTTGATGCCGCGTGCACCCTACAGCGTGGCGGACATGGCGGCCGATTCGCTCGGTGTGCTGGACGCCTTGGGCATTGAAAAGGCGCATGTGCTGGGTGTCAGCATGGGCGGCATGATTGCGCAACGCATGGCGCTGGCCGCACCCGGGCGGGTCTTGAGTCTGAGCAGCGTGATGAGCACCAGCGGCGCCAAAGGCCTGGCGCAGGCGCGCCCCGAGGTGATACGCGTTTTGCTCAGCCGGCCCAAGGGCCGCGATCCGCAGACGGTACTGAACCATTACGTCCGCTTGTTCAAAGCCATTGGCAGCCCGGGTTTCCCGACGCCTGAACATGAGCTGCGCGAGCGTATCTTGCTGGGGGTGCAACGTGGCTATTACCCGGTGGGCACGCTGCGGCAGATGCTGGCCATCATGGCCGATCAGACCCGTGCCGCGCAGTTGCGGCGCATCACCTTGCCGACGCTGGTGTTACACGGCAAAGCCGACCCGCTGTTGCCGTTTGTCCATGGCGAGGATACGGCCCGGCGCATTAGCGGTGCCAGACTGGTCGGTATTGAAGGCATGGGACACGACCTGCCGCCCGGTGTGGTGGCCCATCTGCTGGCGGCTCTGCTGCCGCATCTGAAGGCTGCTGAGACCAGCCGCATGACCTTGTCACCAACTTAA
- the yaaA gene encoding peroxide stress protein YaaA → MLFLLSPAKSLDFEKPAAPVPHTQPLFIPQAAELIDILKKKSPRQIASLMSLSDTLAGLNVARYQAWVPKFTAKNAKQAVLAFNGDVYEGLDAKSLPVDDLKWLQDHVCILSGLYGVLRPLDYMQPYRLEMGTKLANPQGKDLYQFWGAQISDYLNIRLHKNAAPVVVNLASQEYFRAVDRKALQARVLECVFQEYRGGQYKIISFYAKRARGLMARFAAEHRLSKPKQLEGFDAEGYAFDAAASEPDRLVFRRQQPLS, encoded by the coding sequence ATGCTTTTTTTGCTGTCCCCCGCCAAATCCCTTGATTTTGAAAAACCCGCAGCTCCCGTGCCGCACACGCAGCCGCTGTTCATTCCCCAAGCGGCCGAATTGATCGATATCCTGAAGAAGAAATCACCGCGACAGATCGCCTCCCTGATGAGTTTGAGCGACACCCTGGCCGGCCTGAACGTGGCCCGCTACCAAGCCTGGGTGCCGAAATTTACCGCGAAGAACGCCAAACAAGCGGTGCTGGCCTTTAACGGTGATGTTTATGAAGGGCTCGATGCCAAGAGTCTGCCCGTTGATGATTTGAAGTGGTTGCAAGACCATGTCTGCATCCTGAGCGGTTTGTACGGCGTGCTGCGCCCGCTCGACTACATGCAGCCCTACCGGCTGGAAATGGGCACAAAATTGGCCAACCCGCAGGGCAAGGACCTGTACCAGTTCTGGGGCGCACAAATCTCCGATTACCTCAACATCCGCTTGCACAAGAATGCCGCCCCGGTGGTGGTGAACCTGGCGTCGCAAGAGTATTTCAGGGCGGTGGACCGCAAGGCGCTGCAGGCCCGGGTGCTTGAATGCGTCTTCCAGGAGTACCGGGGCGGTCAGTACAAGATCATCAGCTTTTACGCCAAACGGGCGCGTGGTCTGATGGCACGTTTCGCCGCCGAGCACCGGCTGAGCAAGCCTAAACAGCTTGAAGGCTTTGATGCTGAGGGCTACGCGTTCGACGCAGCGGCCTCCGAGCCGGACCGACTGGTTTTCCGGCGTCAGCAGCCTTTGTCATAA
- a CDS encoding DUF3501 family protein — MQMTGTITPDSLMSLEAYSKWRKVNQPVVMAHRKLRSVRLGEFINLQFESEMTIRYQIQEMLRIEKVFEEDGIQQEIDAYAPLVPTGSNWKATVMLEYPDVNERKRELARLIGVEDRLFVEVEGQARVYAIADEDMERENDEKTSAVHFVRFELTPAMCAAVKAGASVKLGCDHTHYPAHVTIAPETLASLAGDLT, encoded by the coding sequence ATGCAAATGACCGGAACCATCACCCCCGACAGTCTCATGTCGCTGGAGGCCTACAGCAAGTGGCGCAAGGTCAACCAGCCGGTCGTCATGGCGCACCGCAAGCTGCGCAGCGTGCGCCTGGGTGAGTTCATCAACCTGCAGTTCGAGAGCGAGATGACCATTCGCTACCAGATCCAGGAGATGCTGCGCATCGAGAAGGTGTTTGAAGAAGACGGCATCCAGCAAGAGATTGACGCCTACGCGCCGCTGGTGCCCACCGGCAGCAACTGGAAAGCCACGGTCATGCTGGAGTACCCGGATGTGAACGAGCGCAAACGCGAGTTGGCGCGCTTGATCGGGGTGGAAGACCGTTTGTTTGTGGAAGTCGAAGGCCAAGCACGCGTCTATGCCATTGCCGACGAGGACATGGAGCGCGAAAACGACGAAAAAACATCGGCCGTGCATTTTGTGCGCTTTGAGTTGACGCCAGCCATGTGCGCTGCCGTCAAGGCCGGCGCCAGCGTCAAGCTTGGCTGCGACCACACCCATTACCCGGCACATGTCACGATTGCACCTGAAACGCTGGCCTCGCTGGCCGGTGACCTGACGTAG
- a CDS encoding (Fe-S)-binding protein, whose amino-acid sequence MAREGNLSAPTRHPIDWKGLDYYNEEATFHELERIFDICHTCRRCVSLCGAFPTLFDLVDESKTQEVNGVDKKDYWKVVDQCYLCDMCFMTKCPYVPPHQFNLDFPHTMLRAKAIKFKKGEVSTAEKFLASIDVHGQLAGIPVVVQVANAVNQTKLARRVMESVAGVDKNAWLPSLATRRFRSGTPAAKATVVMDGEKTPGKVAIFATCFINYNEPGIGLDLLKILDHNDIPYVIVEKEKCCGMPKLELGDLDSVNASKEANIPVLARYAKDGFALLAAVPSCALMFKQEIPLMYPDEPDVQLVKDAMWDPFEYLMQRKRDGLLKVDFPVPLGNVSYQIPCHGRVQNIGKKTEEMLKMIPGTTVNTFERCSGHAGTFGVKKAHHEQAMKIGKPLFKGMAAMKDGSKPDFISSDCPLGGHHIAQGFEVNQLGTPELLHPLSLVAKAYGLK is encoded by the coding sequence ATGGCACGCGAAGGCAATTTATCGGCTCCCACCCGACACCCGATCGACTGGAAGGGGCTGGACTACTACAACGAAGAGGCGACTTTCCATGAGCTGGAGCGCATTTTTGATATCTGCCACACCTGCCGCCGCTGTGTGAGCCTGTGCGGCGCTTTCCCTACATTGTTTGACCTGGTCGACGAGAGCAAGACGCAGGAGGTGAATGGGGTTGACAAAAAGGACTACTGGAAGGTGGTGGACCAGTGTTACCTGTGTGATATGTGTTTCATGACCAAGTGCCCGTATGTGCCGCCGCATCAGTTCAATCTCGACTTTCCGCACACCATGCTGCGCGCCAAGGCGATCAAATTCAAAAAAGGTGAGGTGTCAACGGCCGAGAAGTTTTTGGCCTCGATCGATGTACACGGCCAGCTGGCCGGCATCCCGGTCGTGGTGCAGGTGGCCAATGCCGTGAATCAGACCAAGCTGGCGCGCAGGGTGATGGAAAGCGTGGCGGGCGTCGATAAAAATGCCTGGCTGCCCTCGCTGGCGACCAGGAGATTTCGCTCGGGCACGCCTGCCGCCAAAGCCACGGTGGTGATGGACGGCGAGAAAACACCCGGCAAGGTCGCCATTTTTGCCACCTGTTTCATCAACTACAACGAACCCGGCATTGGTCTGGATTTGCTCAAAATTCTGGATCACAACGACATTCCTTATGTGATCGTCGAGAAGGAAAAATGCTGCGGCATGCCCAAGCTCGAACTGGGTGATCTGGATTCAGTCAACGCCAGCAAGGAGGCCAACATCCCGGTGCTGGCGCGTTACGCCAAGGATGGTTTTGCCCTATTGGCGGCAGTGCCCAGTTGCGCCCTGATGTTCAAGCAGGAAATTCCCTTGATGTACCCGGACGAGCCGGACGTGCAACTGGTCAAGGACGCGATGTGGGACCCGTTTGAATACCTGATGCAGCGCAAGCGCGATGGCCTGCTCAAAGTTGATTTCCCGGTACCGTTGGGCAACGTGAGTTACCAGATTCCGTGTCATGGGCGGGTGCAGAACATCGGCAAGAAGACCGAAGAGATGCTCAAGATGATTCCGGGCACCACGGTCAACACCTTTGAGCGTTGCTCCGGCCATGCCGGCACTTTTGGTGTCAAGAAGGCGCACCACGAGCAGGCCATGAAGATCGGCAAACCCCTGTTCAAAGGCATGGCAGCCATGAAGGATGGCAGCAAGCCGGACTTCATCAGCTCGGATTGCCCCCTGGGCGGCCACCATATTGCGCAGGGTTTTGAGGTCAACCAGCTTGGCACGCCCGAGTTGCTGCACCCCTTGAGCCTGGTGGCCAAGGCCTATGGTTTGAAGTGA
- a CDS encoding rubrerythrin family protein, with product MAALKGSKTEDNLKAAFAGESQANRRYLYFANKADVEGQPDVAALFRSTAEGETGHAHGHLEWLETCGDPATGLPFGGTRDNLKSAVAGETHEYTDMYPGMAKTARDEGHDEVADWFETLAKAERSHANRYAKALLELVD from the coding sequence ATGGCAGCACTCAAAGGCTCCAAGACGGAAGACAACCTGAAAGCCGCCTTCGCAGGCGAGTCCCAGGCCAACCGCCGTTATTTGTATTTCGCAAACAAGGCCGACGTTGAAGGCCAGCCCGACGTGGCTGCCTTGTTCCGCTCCACCGCCGAAGGTGAAACCGGCCATGCGCACGGTCACCTGGAGTGGCTGGAAACCTGCGGCGATCCCGCCACCGGTCTGCCGTTTGGCGGCACCCGTGACAATCTCAAGTCGGCAGTCGCGGGCGAAACCCACGAGTACACCGATATGTACCCCGGCATGGCCAAAACCGCGCGTGACGAAGGTCATGACGAGGTGGCTGACTGGTTTGAGACCCTGGCCAAGGCCGAGCGCTCGCACGCCAATCGCTATGCCAAGGCATTGCTTGAACTGGTTGATTAA
- a CDS encoding valine--tRNA ligase — protein sequence MNDELQQPGLNSLSKSFEPAALEAHWGPEWERREYAHAGYRGKGVPKDGAEAFAIQLPPPNVTGTLHMGHAFNQTIMDSLTRYHRMRGDNTVWIPGTDHAGIATQIVVERQLQDQKVSRHDLGRKNFVSKVWEWKEKSGNTITTQMRRMGDSVDWSREYFTMDPKLSKTVTETFVQLYEQGLIYRGKRLVNWDPVLQSAVSDLEVESEEEDGFLWHILYPFADGPQLVNGELAPGLVVATTRPETMLGDVAAMVHPDDERYQHLIGKHVTLPLCGRTIPVIADDYVDKAFGTGVVKVTPAHDQNDYAVGQRHKLPMICVLTLDAKIDAVAPAAYVGMDRFVARKKIVKDLEALGLLIEVKKHKLMVPRCARTGQIIEPMLTDQWFVAMSKVSPIDPTAKSIAQKAIDAVQSGDVKFVPENWVNTYNQWMNNIQDWCISRQLWWGHQIPAWYDENGKVYVARNEAEAQAQAPGKTLRRDEDVLDTWYSSALVPFSTMGWPEKTQDFDLYLPSSVLVTGYDIIFFWVARMIMMTTHFTGQVPFKHVYIHGLVRDAQGKKMSKSEGNVLDPVDLIDGIALPELLLKRSEGLRKPETAPAVRKNTEKEFPAGIPAFGADALRFTFASLASLGRSINFDAKRCEGYRNFCNKLWNASRFVLMNCEGQDCGLNEHTKEECAVGGAAHGYLEFSPADRWIVSLLQRAEAEVAKGFEEYRLDNVASTIYDFVWNEFCDWYLEIAKVQIQQGKDNQDPQTGLAQQRATRRTLIRTLETILRLAHPVIPFVTEELWQKVAPVAGRAGESVSIAVYPQAQPERIDEAALAHVGKLKQLVDACRNLRGEMSVSPATRLPLFVIANQADEAAFLTQSAPVLKALAKLNEVRVFDDETAWAAAAQAAPVAVVGEARICLFMAIDVAAEKTRLGKEAARLEGEIAKTEGKLSNEAFVARAPAAVIEQERKRMTDFGATLAKIKDQLARLG from the coding sequence ATGAACGACGAACTGCAACAACCCGGCCTCAACAGCCTGTCCAAATCTTTTGAGCCCGCCGCCCTGGAAGCCCATTGGGGACCGGAATGGGAACGCCGGGAGTACGCGCACGCCGGCTACCGGGGCAAGGGCGTGCCGAAAGACGGCGCCGAGGCCTTCGCCATCCAGCTGCCGCCGCCCAATGTCACCGGCACGTTGCACATGGGGCACGCGTTCAACCAAACCATCATGGACTCGCTGACGCGCTACCACCGCATGCGTGGCGACAACACGGTGTGGATTCCGGGCACCGACCATGCCGGCATTGCCACGCAAATCGTGGTGGAGCGGCAGTTGCAGGACCAAAAGGTCAGCCGCCACGACTTGGGACGAAAAAATTTCGTCTCCAAGGTCTGGGAATGGAAAGAAAAATCCGGCAACACCATCACCACCCAAATGCGCCGCATGGGTGACAGCGTGGACTGGAGCCGCGAATACTTCACCATGGACCCGAAACTGTCCAAAACCGTGACCGAGACCTTTGTCCAGCTTTATGAGCAAGGCTTGATCTACCGCGGCAAACGGCTGGTGAACTGGGACCCGGTGCTGCAAAGCGCGGTCAGCGATCTGGAAGTGGAAAGCGAAGAGGAAGACGGCTTTCTGTGGCACATCCTGTATCCCTTCGCCGACGGCCCGCAATTGGTCAACGGTGAACTGGCGCCCGGCCTGGTGGTTGCCACCACGCGCCCGGAAACCATGCTCGGTGACGTGGCGGCGATGGTGCACCCTGACGACGAGCGCTACCAGCACCTGATCGGCAAACACGTCACCCTGCCCTTGTGCGGCCGCACCATTCCCGTGATTGCCGACGACTACGTGGACAAAGCCTTCGGCACCGGCGTGGTGAAGGTCACGCCCGCACATGACCAGAACGATTACGCCGTGGGCCAGCGCCACAAGCTGCCGATGATTTGTGTGCTGACACTGGATGCCAAGATTGACGCGGTGGCGCCAGCCGCCTACGTCGGCATGGATCGCTTTGTGGCGCGCAAGAAAATTGTCAAAGACCTGGAAGCTTTGGGCTTGCTGATTGAGGTCAAGAAACACAAACTCATGGTGCCGCGCTGCGCCCGCACCGGCCAGATCATCGAACCCATGCTGACCGACCAATGGTTTGTCGCCATGAGCAAGGTCAGCCCGATTGACCCTACGGCCAAATCCATCGCCCAAAAAGCCATTGACGCCGTGCAGTCCGGCGACGTCAAGTTCGTGCCGGAGAACTGGGTCAACACCTACAACCAGTGGATGAACAACATCCAGGACTGGTGCATCAGCCGCCAGCTCTGGTGGGGTCATCAGATTCCAGCCTGGTACGACGAAAACGGCAAGGTCTACGTGGCCCGCAACGAGGCCGAGGCACAAGCCCAGGCCCCGGGTAAAACCCTGCGCCGTGACGAAGACGTGCTCGACACCTGGTACTCCTCCGCCCTGGTGCCGTTTTCCACCATGGGCTGGCCGGAAAAGACGCAAGACTTCGACCTCTACCTGCCCTCCTCCGTGCTGGTCACCGGCTACGACATCATCTTCTTCTGGGTCGCCCGGATGATCATGATGACCACCCATTTCACCGGCCAGGTGCCGTTCAAACACGTCTACATCCACGGCCTGGTGCGCGATGCGCAAGGCAAGAAGATGAGCAAGTCCGAGGGCAATGTGCTCGACCCGGTCGACTTGATTGACGGTATTGCACTGCCCGAATTGCTGCTCAAACGCTCCGAAGGTCTGCGCAAGCCCGAAACGGCGCCTGCGGTGCGCAAGAACACCGAGAAAGAATTTCCGGCCGGCATCCCGGCCTTTGGCGCCGATGCGCTGCGCTTCACCTTTGCCTCGCTGGCCTCGCTGGGCCGCAGCATCAATTTCGATGCCAAGCGCTGCGAGGGCTACCGCAATTTCTGCAACAAGCTGTGGAACGCCAGCCGTTTTGTGCTGATGAACTGCGAAGGCCAGGATTGCGGCCTGAACGAGCACACGAAAGAAGAATGCGCCGTCGGCGGTGCTGCGCACGGCTACCTGGAGTTCAGCCCGGCCGATCGCTGGATCGTCTCGCTACTGCAGCGCGCCGAAGCCGAGGTCGCCAAAGGTTTTGAAGAATACCGGCTGGACAACGTCGCCAGCACCATTTACGACTTTGTCTGGAACGAGTTCTGCGACTGGTATCTGGAAATCGCCAAGGTGCAGATTCAACAAGGCAAAGACAACCAGGACCCGCAGACGGGTCTGGCGCAACAGCGTGCCACGCGCCGCACCCTGATTCGCACTTTGGAAACCATCCTGCGCCTGGCGCACCCCGTGATTCCCTTTGTGACCGAGGAGCTATGGCAAAAAGTGGCACCGGTCGCCGGCCGGGCCGGCGAATCGGTGTCGATCGCGGTTTACCCTCAGGCACAGCCCGAGCGCATTGATGAAGCGGCGCTGGCGCATGTGGGCAAACTCAAACAACTTGTCGATGCCTGCCGCAATCTGCGCGGTGAGATGAGCGTGTCACCCGCCACCCGGCTACCCTTGTTCGTGATCGCCAACCAGGCAGATGAAGCCGCCTTTTTGACGCAATCGGCGCCGGTCCTCAAGGCGCTGGCCAAGCTGAACGAGGTTCGCGTGTTTGACGACGAAACCGCCTGGGCCGCCGCCGCTCAAGCCGCGCCCGTGGCTGTGGTGGGTGAGGCACGCATTTGCCTGTTCATGGCCATTGACGTCGCCGCCGAAAAGACCCGTCTGGGTAAGGAGGCAGCGCGTCTGGAAGGTGAAATTGCCAAGACCGAAGGCAAGTTGAGCAACGAGGCGTTCGTCGCCCGCGCCCCGGCCGCCGTCATCGAACAAGAACGCAAGCGCATGACTGATTTTGGTGCGACTCTGGCCAAAATAAAAGACCAACTCGCGCGCCTGGGCTAG
- a CDS encoding sulfurtransferase TusA family protein translates to MQIDKELDARGLNCPLPILKAKKALSDMQSGQTLRVVATDAGSMRDFQAFAKQTGNDLLEQQTVGADFIHVLRRR, encoded by the coding sequence ATGCAAATAGACAAAGAACTCGACGCCCGAGGTCTGAACTGCCCGCTGCCCATTCTCAAAGCCAAAAAAGCGTTGAGCGACATGCAAAGCGGGCAGACGCTGCGGGTGGTGGCGACCGATGCCGGCTCGATGCGTGACTTTCAGGCCTTTGCCAAGCAGACTGGCAATGATCTGCTGGAGCAGCAGACGGTGGGCGCCGATTTTATTCACGTGTTGCGCCGGCGTTGA
- the cysM gene encoding cysteine synthase CysM: MKYPTIEDSIGKTPLVRLQRIGAQENAARGNVILGKLEGNNPAGSVKDRPALSMIQRAQERGDIKPGDTLIEATSGNTGIALAMAAAIKGYRMVLIMPEDLSIERAQTMKAFGAELILTPKSGGIEYSRDLAEQMQRDGKGRVLDQFSNADNPRIHFETTGPEIWADTKGQITHFVSAMGTTGTITGVSQFLKKKNQAIKIIGVQPNEGSRIPGIRKWPQAYLPKIYDPSHVDELVYVSQEDAEDMCRRLAREEGIFAGISAAGACWVAQEIAKRESNATVVFIVCDRGDRYLSTGVFPA, encoded by the coding sequence ATGAAATATCCAACTATTGAAGATTCCATCGGAAAAACCCCTTTGGTCAGGCTGCAACGCATCGGTGCACAAGAAAACGCTGCCCGTGGCAATGTGATTTTGGGCAAACTGGAGGGCAATAACCCCGCTGGCTCGGTCAAGGATCGGCCTGCCTTGTCCATGATCCAGCGTGCGCAGGAGCGTGGTGATATCAAGCCGGGCGACACGCTGATCGAAGCCACCTCGGGCAACACCGGCATCGCATTGGCCATGGCCGCAGCCATCAAGGGCTACCGCATGGTTTTGATCATGCCTGAAGACCTGTCGATCGAGCGTGCCCAAACCATGAAAGCGTTTGGCGCCGAGTTGATCCTCACGCCCAAAAGCGGCGGCATCGAGTATTCACGCGATCTGGCCGAGCAAATGCAGCGCGATGGCAAAGGTCGCGTATTGGATCAATTCTCCAATGCCGACAATCCGCGCATTCATTTTGAAACCACAGGCCCCGAAATATGGGCCGACACCAAAGGGCAAATTACCCATTTTGTAAGTGCCATGGGCACCACCGGCACCATCACGGGCGTTTCGCAATTTTTGAAAAAGAAAAACCAAGCCATCAAAATCATTGGTGTGCAGCCCAACGAGGGTTCCCGTATTCCCGGTATCCGCAAGTGGCCACAGGCGTATTTGCCCAAGATTTACGACCCGTCCCATGTGGATGAGTTGGTCTACGTGAGTCAGGAAGATGCTGAAGACATGTGCCGACGGCTGGCGCGCGAAGAAGGTATTTTTGCCGGCATTTCAGCGGCGGGTGCGTGCTGGGTGGCGCAGGAAATTGCCAAGCGTGAATCCAACGCGACCGTTGTGTTCATTGTGTGCGACCGCGGCGACCGCTATCTGTCCACCGGTGTCTTCCCGGCATGA
- a CDS encoding glutaredoxin family protein, with amino-acid sequence MKFFIRTFFKTLRLVLGPVMLLRERLTRPVGAARPPAVQAQVDQQCGSLVLYQFTTCPFCIKVRQEMRRLSLDIERRDAQHDVKNREDLGRQGGQVKVPCLKIDNSTGESQWLYESGAIISYLRGRFAAA; translated from the coding sequence ATGAAATTTTTTATCAGAACTTTTTTTAAAACCTTGCGGCTGGTGCTTGGCCCCGTGATGCTGCTGCGCGAAAGACTCACCCGCCCTGTTGGAGCGGCGCGCCCGCCCGCAGTGCAGGCACAGGTGGATCAGCAGTGTGGCAGCCTGGTGCTGTACCAATTCACGACCTGTCCCTTTTGCATCAAGGTACGCCAGGAAATGCGGCGTCTGTCTTTGGACATTGAACGGCGAGACGCTCAGCATGATGTCAAGAACCGCGAGGATTTAGGGCGTCAGGGCGGGCAGGTCAAGGTGCCTTGCCTGAAAATCGACAATTCGACGGGTGAAAGCCAGTGGCTGTATGAATCCGGCGCGATCATCAGTTACCTGCGCGGTCGATTTGCCGCTGCTTGA
- a CDS encoding isocitrate/isopropylmalate dehydrogenase family protein codes for MSNTIPATLIPGDGIGPEIVDATLAALDALHAPFDWDRQIAGLGGIQAAGDPLPAATLDSIRRTRLALKGPLETPSGGGYRSSNVRLREEFQLYANLRPARTIIPGGRFDKIDLVVVRENLEGLYIGHEYYIPIDDDPRAVAMATGINTRAGSRRLLEFAFEHAVATGRKKVSIVHKANIMKALTGIFLETGIDLYERKYKGRFELETVIIDACAMKLVINPWQFDMLVTTNLFGDILSDLVAGLVGGLGMTPGANIGADAAIFEAVHGSAPDIAGKGIANPIALMLAAAMMLDHCKLPELAARLRKAIDETLNLDKVRTGDLGGTASTAAFTKALVSRIGGGN; via the coding sequence ATGTCAAACACTATTCCCGCTACCTTGATCCCCGGAGACGGCATCGGCCCCGAAATCGTTGACGCCACCCTGGCTGCACTTGATGCGCTGCATGCGCCCTTCGATTGGGACCGTCAGATCGCCGGTCTGGGCGGCATCCAGGCTGCGGGCGACCCCTTGCCAGCCGCCACACTCGACAGCATCCGGCGCACCCGGCTGGCGCTCAAAGGCCCGCTGGAGACGCCTTCGGGCGGCGGCTACCGCTCATCGAACGTGCGACTGCGCGAAGAGTTCCAGCTCTACGCCAACCTGCGCCCTGCCCGCACCATCATCCCGGGTGGGCGTTTCGACAAGATCGATCTGGTGGTGGTGCGCGAGAACCTCGAAGGCCTGTACATCGGTCATGAATACTACATCCCGATCGACGACGACCCGCGTGCGGTGGCCATGGCCACCGGCATCAATACCCGGGCCGGTAGCCGGCGCCTGCTGGAATTCGCCTTTGAACATGCCGTTGCGACCGGGCGCAAGAAGGTCTCGATCGTGCACAAGGCCAACATCATGAAGGCGCTGACCGGCATCTTCCTGGAAACCGGCATCGACCTGTACGAACGCAAGTACAAGGGCCGCTTTGAACTCGAGACCGTGATCATTGATGCCTGCGCAATGAAGCTGGTGATCAACCCCTGGCAATTCGACATGCTGGTCACCACCAACCTGTTCGGTGACATCCTGTCCGACCTGGTCGCCGGGCTGGTGGGTGGCCTGGGCATGACGCCGGGTGCCAACATCGGGGCCGATGCGGCGATCTTTGAGGCGGTACATGGCTCGGCCCCGGACATCGCGGGCAAGGGCATTGCCAATCCAATCGCCCTGATGCTGGCCGCCGCGATGATGCTCGACCACTGCAAGTTACCCGAACTGGCCGCTCGCCTGCGCAAAGCCATCGATGAAACCCTGAACCTCGACAAGGTGCGCACCGGCGACCTCGGCGGCACGGCCAGCACCGCCGCGTTCACGAAGGCGCTGGTGAGCCGGATCGGCGGCGGCAACTGA